A window from Opitutia bacterium ISCC 52 encodes these proteins:
- a CDS encoding DUF4032 domain-containing protein — protein MSQSEIITRSSLYQEFLAEREEILRHKWLESEKAGYDIGFERALLDWIRKHRDKWRASRSKD, from the coding sequence ATGTCGCAATCTGAAATTATAACCCGTTCCAGCCTATACCAGGAGTTTCTCGCTGAACGGGAGGAAATATTGCGCCACAAGTGGCTGGAATCAGAAAAAGCTGGATACGATATCGGATTTGAGCGGGCATTGCTGGATTGGATCCGCAAGCACCGTGACAAATGGCGGGCCAGCCGCAGTAAAGACTAG
- a CDS encoding PD40 domain-containing protein, producing MRILKFILLLFITLFKLNAPGQTDLGPIVTHAKSITVSIDSSDAQDKALLNTAFNAHGGYKVVAANQSQFHLQFTRRSANEVECAILSGRPAKELKRFSERGTSNSSSLFRTADRVVRLTSGKPGFFASRLVFIGERGNNNQEVYSSDMFFGEVKYHTADQSQSVNPRWSPDGNKIIYTGYFRSGFPDIFIIDSKSSHRSPFATYEGTNSGARFSPNGSAVAMVLSATGNSELYIANSMGANATRLTRNNSLEASPSWKPDGTELVFTSDSMGKPQLYRIPSKGGKMTRIATQISNYCAEPDWNPLDPSKIVFTAVFREGFQLVLWDFKANKSTILTRGARDSIEPCWLDDGRHIVFTRRIGSKKQLMVIDSESLQERPISSPRFGNTSQADAVYLR from the coding sequence ATGCGTATCCTTAAATTTATCCTCCTTCTTTTTATAACACTATTTAAGCTGAATGCTCCCGGTCAGACTGATCTCGGCCCGATCGTCACCCATGCTAAATCTATCACGGTTTCGATCGATTCGAGCGATGCTCAAGACAAAGCACTACTGAACACAGCCTTCAATGCACACGGTGGCTATAAGGTAGTGGCCGCCAATCAATCACAGTTCCATCTTCAATTTACTCGCAGGAGTGCCAATGAAGTAGAGTGTGCGATACTGTCAGGTCGGCCTGCTAAAGAGTTAAAACGATTCTCTGAACGTGGTACTTCCAATAGCAGCAGTCTTTTCAGGACTGCCGATCGAGTGGTTAGGTTAACCTCAGGTAAACCAGGATTCTTTGCTTCACGCCTGGTGTTTATCGGTGAACGCGGAAATAATAATCAGGAGGTCTATTCTTCCGATATGTTTTTTGGAGAAGTCAAATATCACACGGCTGACCAATCCCAGTCGGTAAATCCTCGTTGGTCCCCGGATGGTAACAAAATAATCTACACCGGATATTTTCGCTCCGGATTCCCGGATATCTTTATTATTGATTCTAAGTCCTCTCATCGCAGTCCCTTTGCTACCTACGAAGGAACCAACTCGGGTGCTCGTTTCAGTCCGAATGGCTCGGCGGTAGCTATGGTTCTTTCAGCTACAGGCAATTCTGAGCTCTACATAGCCAACTCGATGGGGGCTAATGCGACTCGTTTAACACGTAACAATAGCCTGGAAGCTTCTCCTTCCTGGAAGCCAGATGGCACGGAGCTCGTATTTACGTCAGACTCAATGGGGAAGCCTCAGCTTTATCGTATTCCTTCCAAGGGTGGTAAAATGACCCGGATTGCGACGCAGATTAGTAATTATTGTGCAGAACCGGATTGGAATCCGTTGGATCCGAGCAAGATTGTATTCACCGCAGTGTTTCGGGAGGGCTTTCAATTGGTTCTCTGGGATTTTAAGGCAAATAAAAGCACCATTCTTACTCGTGGAGCCCGTGATTCAATTGAGCCCTGTTGGCTAGATGATGGACGTCATATTGTATTTACCAGAAGAATTGGATCCAAGAAGCAACTGATGGTTATTGATTCAGAGAGTTTACAAGAGCGACCTATCAGTAGTCCCCGGTTTGGTAATACGTCACAGGCGGACGCGGTTTACTTACGTTAA
- a CDS encoding Mrp/NBP35 family ATP-binding protein, with translation MSSEQSLLDALATINYPGFSRDIVSFGLVRSAAFENGTANVKLAITTSDPQIPASLKKDAELVLGEVNGVEDVQVEIAVTKPKSTPPPQGAPAASNQQSAALIKGVKKIIAVASGKGGVGKSTFSVNLACAFDYVINEMKGSSAVGIMDCDVYGPSIPLMMGVRGRPTIEEESLVPLENLGIKTMSMGLLVDADTPVIWRGPMVNKTIQQFAQNVNWGDLDILVVDLPPGTGDAQLSLAQNIPLDGAVIVTTPQEAAVSVTTRGAKMFEKVNIPILGVSENMSYFLNPANGEKEYLFGTGGGEKAAEELNTTLLGKIPLDAAIRQGGDAGIPIVKSAPSSEAAQSFFKIARQILESLS, from the coding sequence ATGTCATCAGAACAATCTCTTTTAGACGCGCTAGCTACAATCAATTATCCGGGCTTCAGTCGGGACATCGTATCCTTCGGTCTCGTGCGGTCCGCTGCGTTCGAAAATGGCACCGCCAATGTCAAATTGGCGATCACCACTTCAGATCCACAAATCCCTGCTTCGCTCAAAAAAGATGCGGAGCTCGTCCTAGGCGAAGTAAATGGAGTGGAAGATGTACAAGTGGAGATCGCAGTTACTAAACCCAAGTCCACACCTCCCCCACAGGGTGCACCCGCCGCTAGCAATCAGCAAAGCGCAGCCCTCATCAAAGGAGTGAAAAAGATCATCGCGGTCGCAAGCGGTAAAGGGGGTGTAGGAAAATCGACCTTTTCAGTGAATCTGGCCTGCGCATTCGACTACGTTATCAACGAGATGAAGGGCTCGAGCGCCGTAGGCATAATGGATTGCGATGTGTACGGTCCAAGTATCCCATTAATGATGGGAGTTCGAGGCAGACCCACCATCGAAGAAGAATCCTTGGTCCCGTTAGAAAACCTGGGAATCAAAACGATGTCCATGGGGCTTCTGGTAGATGCAGACACGCCCGTTATCTGGCGTGGCCCCATGGTGAATAAAACGATTCAGCAATTTGCCCAAAACGTAAACTGGGGTGACTTGGATATTCTCGTAGTCGATTTACCACCTGGAACCGGTGATGCCCAGTTGTCTCTGGCTCAAAACATTCCACTCGATGGAGCGGTTATTGTTACCACACCACAGGAAGCAGCTGTATCAGTAACCACACGAGGCGCGAAAATGTTTGAAAAAGTAAACATTCCTATCCTGGGCGTTTCAGAAAACATGAGCTATTTCCTCAACCCAGCTAATGGAGAGAAAGAATACCTCTTCGGAACCGGAGGTGGAGAAAAGGCAGCCGAAGAACTCAACACGACTCTCCTTGGCAAGATCCCCTTAGATGCTGCAATTCGTCAGGGAGGAGACGCCGGAATACCCATTGTCAAAAGCGCGCCTAGCTCTGAAGCTGCACAATCATTTTTTAAAATAGCACGCCAAATCTTAGAATCTTTGTCATAA
- the rpmG gene encoding 50S ribosomal protein L33 gives MARDTVILECTEAKAEGKPPSRYMTTRNKKLQTERVEKKKYNPWLKRHTVHREKK, from the coding sequence ATGGCTAGAGATACCGTTATCCTCGAATGCACAGAAGCAAAAGCCGAAGGCAAACCACCTTCTCGCTATATGACCACACGCAATAAGAAGCTCCAAACTGAGCGCGTGGAAAAAAAGAAATACAATCCTTGGCTGAAGCGTCATACCGTGCACCGGGAAAAGAAATAG